The Candidatus Binatia bacterium genome segment ATGATCTCGATCGCGGGCGGCGAACCACTCGTGCACGAGCAGATGCCGCAGATCGTCGAGGAGCTGGTCAAGCGGAAGAAGTTTGTCTTTCTCTGCACGAACGCGCTGCTGCTCAAGAAGAAGATTCACCTCTTCAAGCCGTCGGTCTACTTCGTCTGGATGATCCATCTCGACGGGATGCGTTCGCGCCACGACCAGTCCGTCTGTCGCGAGGGCGTCTTCGACAAGGCGATCGAGGCGATCAAAGACGCGAAGGCGCGCGGTTTCCGCGTCTACACGAACACGACGTTCTTCGATCAGGATGGCCCCGAGGCAGTTCGCGAGGTGCTCGACTACCTCAACGACGATCTCAAGGTCGACATGATGCAGATCTCGCCCGCATACGCCTACGAGAAGGCGCCCGACCAGGAGCACTTCCTCGGCGTCAAGCGCACGCGCGAGATCTTCAGTCAAGTCTTCGCCGACGGCAAGCGGAAGAAGTGGCGCCTCAACCACAGCCCGCTCTACCTCGACTTCCTCGAAGGCAAGGTGGATTTCGAGTGCACGCCGTGGGGCATCCCGTGCTACACGGTCTTCGGCTGGCAGCGCCCGTGCTACCTCATGAGCAAAGAGGGCTACGCGAAAACGTACAAAGAGTTGCTCGAGGAGACCGACTGGTCGAAATACGGCCGCGGGAAGCACGAGTCGTGCGAGAACTGCATGGCCCACTGCGGGTACGAACCGACCGCGGTGTTGCGCACGACGGGTTCGTTCAAGGAATCGCTGCGAGCGGCAGTCGGCAGTTAGTCAGTACGCAGCCTCGTGACCTTTCGGTCGCGGCGCTAGCGGTGGAAAAGAATGGTTAGGGTCGTGGCGATCTGCGTCGAGATCGTCGTCACCCAGGCCGCGACGATCGTGCCGATCACCCAGTTGAATCGCCCATCGACGGCATTGAACCGTGCCTCGATCGTGTCGAGCCGGCGGTCGATGCTGCCGAGGCGCTCGTTGACCTGATCGAAGCCCTCTTCAACGTGCGCGATGCGGGCTTCCAGCGGTTGTGCGTGCATGGGCTGTTCTCTCGAGCATACGACGCTGGCCAATCACGCACCCGCGCCCAGTCGGCAACCGTAAGCCGTTAGGCGTTTTGCGCGTGCAGGCGCTGGTCTAGCGCGCGGATTCCCTCTTGCGGTCCGGCGGCAACGAGCTCGTCGCGCGCTTCGAGCGGCGTCTGCGGCGCCGGGCGGAAGCGCATCGCGCCGTCGCGCTTCAACGCGAGGATCACGCACTCGTCGGGAGCGAGTGTGGAGAGCGCCCGGCCGGCCCACGGCGAGCCCTCGGGAATCGTGAAATCTTCGAGCACGAGTTGGTTGTTCTTGGCGTAGAGCACGGTGTCGACGAGCTCGACGGCCGTCGGCCGGGCCGCGAGGCTCGCCATCCGGCGCCCGCCGATTTGGTACGGCGAGATGATCCGGCTCGCGCCCGCGAGGCGCAGTTTCGACTCCGCATCGTGCCGGTTCGCGCGCGCGATGATGAACAGGTTGGGATTGAGCACGCGCGCAGAGAGCGTTACGTAGATGTTCGCCTCGTCGTTGTCCATCGCGGCGAGCAAACCGCGCGCTCGCTCGACGCCGGCGGTACGAAGCGTCTCGGCGTTTGCCGCGTCGCCGTTGACGGTCACGAAGCCCGCGGCGGCCGCGCGTTCGAGCGATTCGGCGTTGATGTCGACGATCGCGAACGCGATGCCTTCTTGCGTGAGGATGCGCGCGATCTCGCCGCCGACGCGGCCGAATCCGCAGAGAATGAAGTGGTCGGTCATCTTCCTTACCCGCCGGCGTGTTCGCCGTTCCCAGACGGCGCTCCCCAGGCGTCCTTCGAGCGTATAGGTGAGCAGCCGCAGCAGCGTATAGGTCAGCACGCCGAAACCGATCGCCACGACGCCGATCGTCCACCAGCGGCCGGCCACGTCCATCGGTGCCGGCTCGCCGCTGCCGATCGTCGTGATCGTCGTAACCGTCATGTAGAAGGCGTCGAACCACGACCAGTGCTCGAGCCAGACGTAGCCGGCCGTGCCGACGAGAACGACCGCCGCCAGCAGCACCATGGCGACGCCGAGACTCTGCGAGAGGCGCGGCGCGGGCACGATCCCTCAGTCGCCCGTCGGAACGATGCCGAGCGATTCGACCATCAGCACGACCGAACGCTGCGGGGAAACCGGCCGGTGAAGGACGATCATGCGGACGGATTCGTTTGCGGAGCGCCGAAAGCCCGCGCATGACGTTCGCCTTCTACCTCGGCTGGGCCGTCGCCGCCGTGCTCGTCTTCGTCGGGCTCTACGCGCTCGCCGTGCCGGGCGCGCTGGCGGACGGATACGGCGTCCGCAGCGACGGCCACACGTCGTCGGGCTACGTTCGCGCGACCGGCGTTCGCGATGTGGCGCTCGGCGTCGTGCTCGCGGCGACGGCATACTTCCACTCGCTGCCGCTGCTGGTCGTTTTCTCGATTGCGGGCATCGCCGTCTCCGTTACCGACCTCGCGATCGTCTGGCATCACGGCGAGCACAAGCGCTTCCATCCCGCGCACGCCATCCACGCGACCGGCATCGTCGCGTTCGTACTCATCATCGCGATGGCGCTCTTCGCCGTTGGCCGCTGAAGCGGTTATGATAGACGGAGATGCAATCCTCGCAGCGGTGCTCTCGCTACGCGAGGCAACCGAAATGGGTTTCAACGCAGTTGACGGCCGCTTGGGCTCCCTGGAGACTCGTGTATCGGCGCTGGAAACTCGTACGATGCGTTTCGAAGGCAACGTGATGGAACGCTTCGATCGGCTCGACACGCGGCTTGCGGCGGTCGAAACGCGGTAGCTACAGAATCGGAACGTGCGGCGCTGCGTCGCGGCGCGTGAGACCCAGGTAGCGCGGGTCGTCGAACACCTCAACCGCTCGCCGATACGGCAGCAGACCCGACCGCTGGTAGAAGGCCAATG includes the following:
- a CDS encoding DUF4267 domain-containing protein; translated protein: MTFAFYLGWAVAAVLVFVGLYALAVPGALADGYGVRSDGHTSSGYVRATGVRDVALGVVLAATAYFHSLPLLVVFSIAGIAVSVTDLAIVWHHGEHKRFHPAHAIHATGIVAFVLIIAMALFAVGR
- the hpnH gene encoding adenosyl-hopene transferase HpnH, translated to MSMPVQQKLAVAKYIAGKKFRGEEKYPLVLELEPLLQCNLACAGCGKIQHPDEILRQRLSVEECIAAVEECGAPMISIAGGEPLVHEQMPQIVEELVKRKKFVFLCTNALLLKKKIHLFKPSVYFVWMIHLDGMRSRHDQSVCREGVFDKAIEAIKDAKARGFRVYTNTTFFDQDGPEAVREVLDYLNDDLKVDMMQISPAYAYEKAPDQEHFLGVKRTREIFSQVFADGKRKKWRLNHSPLYLDFLEGKVDFECTPWGIPCYTVFGWQRPCYLMSKEGYAKTYKELLEETDWSKYGRGKHESCENCMAHCGYEPTAVLRTTGSFKESLRAAVGS
- a CDS encoding potassium channel protein; translation: MPAPRLSQSLGVAMVLLAAVVLVGTAGYVWLEHWSWFDAFYMTVTTITTIGSGEPAPMDVAGRWWTIGVVAIGFGVLTYTLLRLLTYTLEGRLGSAVWERRTRRRVRKMTDHFILCGFGRVGGEIARILTQEGIAFAIVDINAESLERAAAAGFVTVNGDAANAETLRTAGVERARGLLAAMDNDEANIYVTLSARVLNPNLFIIARANRHDAESKLRLAGASRIISPYQIGGRRMASLAARPTAVELVDTVLYAKNNQLVLEDFTIPEGSPWAGRALSTLAPDECVILALKRDGAMRFRPAPQTPLEARDELVAAGPQEGIRALDQRLHAQNA